Proteins encoded together in one Zonotrichia leucophrys gambelii isolate GWCS_2022_RI chromosome 1, RI_Zleu_2.0, whole genome shotgun sequence window:
- the LOC135446918 gene encoding fibronectin type III domain-containing protein 9-like, translating into MGITIQNITGNTAMVIWPKMASCVDSFYSIMYHPNWNSMLSSYSRKSFQREERVPTTRSSFVVENLTPLTTYIMCVTCQSANPSSDQCRVFNTLERDPASASSTKKELALGIWLTSGVLLLIIAAVLLYGCLHLLCRRRHQRLQERGGSSKREPEGPWTKSTAHASDELSRQSQHTQDAEEKHPGGIQLATIIENPSVCNEPMVTSSKSQERVPVTGQCSAIN; encoded by the coding sequence ATGGGAATAACCATCCAAAACATCACAGGAAACACAGCAATGGTAATTTGGCCAAAAATGGCCAGTTGTGTCGACAGCTTTTACAGCATTATGTACCACCCTAACTGGAACAGCATGCTGTCCAGCTACTCCAGAAAGAGCTTCCAGAGGGAAGAGAGGGTGCCCACCACTCGCTCCTCCTTTGTGGTTGAAAACCTGACTCCCCTGACGACGTACATCATGTGCGTGACCTGCCAGTCCGCAAACCCCTCCAGCGACCAGTGCAGAGTTTTCAACACGCTGGAACGAGACCCGGCGTCGGCGAGCAGCACCAAGAAAGAGCTGGCTCTGGGCATCTGGCTCACCAGCGGCGTGCTGCTCCTCATCATCGCCGCCGTGCTGCTCTACGGCTGCCTGCACCTCCTCTGCCGCAGGAGACACCAGCGCCTGCAGGAGCGGGGCGGCAGCTCCAAGCGGGAGCCTGAGGGGCCATGGACCAAAAGCACGGCCCACGCCTCGGATGAgctcagcaggcagagccagcacacaCAGGACGCTGAGGAAAAGCATCCGGGTGGCATCCAGCTGGCCACAATCATAGAGAATCCCTCAGTGTGCAATGAGCCCATGGTGACATCTTCAAAAAGTCAGGAGCGAgtcccagtgacaggacagtgCTCTGCTATAAATTAG